The proteins below come from a single Candidatus Bathyarchaeota archaeon genomic window:
- a CDS encoding HEPN domain-containing protein, whose protein sequence is MPVRRKALDWLEMAEEDFKDCERDFRDDRYPSAVFHAEQSAQKAVKALIVALGFEPGKTHKPTIVLKALIAGGLVALEKPLMELLDRVILYATTLEDQGTMPRYGWETVDRIVKPS, encoded by the coding sequence ATGCCTGTAAGAAGAAAAGCATTAGATTGGTTAGAGATGGCTGAGGAGGACTTTAAGGACTGTGAAAGAGACTTCAGAGACGATAGATATCCCAGCGCTGTATTCCATGCAGAGCAATCAGCACAGAAAGCGGTTAAGGCTCTCATAGTTGCCTTAGGTTTTGAGCCAGGTAAAACCCATAAACCGACCATCGTTCTTAAGGCCTTGATAGCTGGCGGATTAGTGGCTCTAGAGAAGCCGCTTATGGAACTGTTGGATAGAGTTATCCTATACGCTACGACGTTGGAAGACCAAGGTACCATGCCTAGATACGGCTGGGAGACCGTAGATAGAATAGTTAAACCTAGT